One Natrinema halophilum genomic window carries:
- a CDS encoding oligosaccharide flippase family protein gives MDRSILSGILSVSASKFVALIVGLLSKPVLARLLGPEQFGEYATVMAVQAIFMIFVSAGISDGVRKYLAEDRDGDRWKASVIGFYLRTATGLAIGGTIVLACATYSDFFATVFSSRFSRYFYVLIALVITAQYWEFARKSLMGFGLERYSEPLKILYSVSFPLVALPLIAAGYGVIGAIIGQIVATGLAAIGGLTVLHNRKSLKNVFRRPPEGFPRREMLTFNSLSIALIFLLMSLYHVDILMLQAWVGGDEVGYYKAALEFAEFLWFVPIVFQTVFVHSTAELWSNGKTEQISLLAAKTTRYTFLLTAVMSIGIASLASEVIPAYWRYGMEPVGPLLLLLPGSLGFALARPILAISQGNGELRYPIAATGVAAVVNLLLNLILIPRYGMQGAAVATSIGYTSMVVLHVWSARKIGFDPLADARVGRITLASLITAVPIFGLASAITSVITVPYVGTLPVSILVVPPLGLGIFLLVAISVRAIGALEILEILTEFPDPIGALANTLCKHLRRLKVETGVGEFFRP, from the coding sequence ATGGATCGTAGTATCTTAAGCGGTATCCTTTCCGTCTCGGCGAGCAAGTTCGTTGCGCTCATCGTTGGGCTCCTCTCGAAACCCGTTCTCGCTCGATTGCTCGGTCCGGAGCAGTTTGGCGAGTACGCGACGGTAATGGCCGTTCAGGCGATATTCATGATCTTCGTGAGCGCTGGGATCTCCGACGGCGTTCGAAAGTACCTCGCCGAAGATCGCGATGGAGACAGGTGGAAAGCGTCAGTCATCGGGTTCTATCTTCGGACCGCGACTGGTCTCGCTATCGGCGGGACAATCGTCCTCGCGTGTGCGACATATAGTGATTTTTTCGCTACCGTGTTTAGCTCTCGGTTCTCACGGTATTTTTACGTCCTCATCGCGCTCGTGATCACGGCACAGTATTGGGAGTTCGCGCGGAAATCGCTCATGGGGTTCGGTCTCGAGCGGTATTCCGAACCGCTGAAAATTCTCTATTCGGTTTCCTTTCCGCTCGTCGCATTGCCCCTAATTGCTGCTGGATACGGTGTTATCGGTGCGATCATCGGCCAGATTGTCGCAACGGGGCTAGCTGCGATCGGTGGGCTAACTGTACTTCACAACCGCAAATCCCTCAAGAACGTCTTTCGTCGACCCCCAGAGGGGTTCCCTCGGAGGGAGATGCTGACCTTCAACTCGCTGTCGATCGCCCTTATTTTCCTCCTTATGTCGCTGTATCACGTCGACATTCTCATGTTACAGGCATGGGTCGGAGGTGATGAGGTTGGATATTACAAAGCCGCACTAGAATTCGCAGAGTTCCTCTGGTTCGTCCCTATCGTATTCCAGACGGTCTTTGTTCATTCGACGGCCGAGCTGTGGTCGAACGGAAAAACAGAACAAATATCGCTGCTGGCCGCAAAGACGACGAGATACACGTTCTTGCTCACTGCAGTGATGAGTATCGGGATAGCCTCCCTCGCATCAGAGGTCATCCCTGCTTACTGGAGATACGGAATGGAACCTGTTGGTCCGTTGCTCCTGTTGCTTCCCGGGTCGCTTGGTTTTGCACTCGCTCGTCCGATACTTGCAATCAGTCAGGGCAACGGCGAGTTGCGGTACCCAATCGCGGCAACTGGTGTTGCTGCGGTTGTCAACCTCTTGCTCAACCTGATATTGATCCCTCGGTACGGGATGCAAGGGGCTGCCGTTGCGACGAGCATAGGATACACATCGATGGTCGTCCTCCACGTCTGGAGTGCACGGAAAATTGGCTTCGATCCGCTCGCCGATGCGCGCGTCGGCCGTATTACACTCGCATCACTCATCACAGCCGTACCGATATTCGGACTCGCATCGGCTATTACTTCCGTAATCACGGTTCCGTACGTTGGCACGCTTCCGGTTTCGATCCTTGTTGTCCCGCCACTCGGACTCGGAATCTTTCTCCTCGTTGCGATTAGTGTCCGCGCGATTGGGGCCCTTGAGATACTCGAGATTCTTACGGAGTTCCCGGATCCAATCGGCGCACTGGCGAATACGCTCTGCAAGCATCTCCGCCGGCTCAAGGTCGAGACTGGGGTTGGCGAGTTTTTTCGTCCGTGA
- a CDS encoding AMP-binding protein encodes MTLSLARRAEHFPDRTAVVDISEDRLYAPAETIDEDRITYDGLSTVATRTAARLSSRGIGPGDTVCLVTRNRVASLALFFACRRLGATLAPISHLLTPASVDRPFDVLEPELVVAEAAQRDLVRSIPFDRAVTIEELTETERAPVAFDDDRARTHSPLALHGVSGRPVARYSADTLERNCVTGIVAWGLAANDVVPLTLPLATADGFVRVALSVLFVGGTLLLDRAFDPGDAATAMAEADATFLPGREPAIRDIANASGFENAVDSLERVVCEGPVADDVVAAYHDCGVTVARAYGRLECPTALSQRFGADRGESDSTASVVGRPVPDCRARLIDGEDSVLEDAATGRLQLAGPMVADGYVTPSSTGDEQGGEPADLEGSEREAAEDRGRFTDGWFDTGQRFRRDEGGNYHLR; translated from the coding sequence GTGACTCTCTCGCTGGCGCGTCGAGCGGAGCACTTCCCGGACCGAACGGCGGTCGTCGACATCTCCGAGGATCGGCTGTACGCCCCTGCAGAAACGATCGACGAAGATCGGATTACCTACGACGGGCTGTCGACGGTTGCGACGCGGACGGCTGCCCGTCTCTCGTCGAGGGGGATCGGCCCCGGCGATACGGTCTGTCTCGTCACGCGAAACCGGGTCGCTTCGCTCGCCCTCTTTTTCGCGTGTCGGCGGCTGGGTGCGACCCTCGCGCCGATCTCGCACCTCCTGACACCGGCTTCGGTCGACCGACCGTTCGACGTCCTCGAGCCCGAACTGGTCGTCGCCGAGGCTGCCCAGCGCGATCTGGTGCGCTCGATCCCGTTCGATCGAGCGGTGACGATCGAGGAACTGACCGAAACCGAACGCGCTCCGGTGGCGTTCGATGACGACCGCGCGAGAACACACTCGCCGCTGGCGCTCCACGGCGTATCGGGGCGTCCGGTCGCCCGCTACTCCGCGGACACCCTCGAGCGAAACTGCGTCACAGGCATCGTCGCGTGGGGGCTCGCCGCGAACGACGTCGTCCCGCTGACGCTACCGCTTGCAACGGCAGACGGGTTCGTTCGCGTGGCGCTGTCGGTGCTCTTTGTCGGCGGGACGCTCCTGCTCGACCGTGCGTTCGACCCCGGCGACGCGGCGACGGCGATGGCCGAAGCGGACGCGACGTTTCTCCCTGGACGCGAACCGGCGATTCGCGATATTGCGAACGCATCCGGCTTCGAGAACGCAGTCGATTCGCTCGAGCGCGTCGTCTGCGAGGGACCGGTCGCCGACGACGTAGTCGCGGCCTATCACGACTGCGGCGTTACAGTTGCTCGAGCCTACGGCCGTCTAGAGTGTCCGACCGCTCTCAGCCAGCGATTTGGCGCAGATCGAGGTGAGTCCGACAGCACCGCCTCCGTCGTCGGCCGTCCGGTTCCTGACTGCCGGGCTCGACTGATCGACGGCGAGGACTCGGTCCTCGAGGATGCGGCGACCGGTCGTCTCCAGCTTGCGGGACCGATGGTCGCCGACGGCTACGTAACTCCGTCCAGCACCGGTGACGAGCAAGGTGGCGAACCCGCTGATCTCGAGGGCAGCGAGCGCGAGGCGGCCGAGGACCGCGGCCGGTTTACCGACGGCTGGTTCGACACGGGCCAGCGCTTCCGCCGGGACGAAGGCGGTAACTATCACCTCCGATGA
- a CDS encoding conditioned medium-induced protein 4 yields MKDKTEELRDIFTSVTDGEDTITESQEDTRGSLERDERTDEERLESVVTQMRERYAFDTDLSDDELITVAREFYDDRDDAAIAGGLGVEPDEVFVARLSLHLVGEEDADEVDLAAIRDREEDDATLADEYDVSEAQIRRYRRVAQAEDQSRAANDRYRDEFDSILADAELSERMTTDVREDGLEDATEGMETEVDF; encoded by the coding sequence ATGAAAGACAAAACCGAAGAACTCAGGGATATCTTCACTAGCGTTACCGACGGCGAAGACACGATCACCGAATCGCAAGAGGACACCCGCGGCTCCCTCGAGCGCGACGAGCGAACCGACGAGGAACGCCTCGAGAGCGTCGTCACGCAGATGCGCGAGCGCTACGCGTTCGACACGGACCTCTCCGATGACGAACTGATAACGGTCGCCAGGGAGTTCTACGACGACCGGGACGACGCGGCGATCGCCGGGGGGTTGGGGGTCGAACCGGACGAGGTCTTCGTGGCTCGACTGTCGCTGCACCTCGTCGGCGAGGAGGATGCAGACGAGGTCGACCTCGCGGCGATTCGCGACCGCGAGGAGGACGATGCGACGTTGGCCGACGAGTACGACGTCAGCGAAGCCCAGATCCGCCGGTACCGCCGCGTCGCACAGGCGGAAGACCAGTCCCGAGCCGCGAACGACCGCTACCGCGATGAATTCGACAGCATCCTCGCGGACGCCGAACTCTCCGAGCGCATGACGACCGACGTCCGTGAAGACGGACTCGAGGACGCGACCGAGGGGATGGAAACCGAGGTGGATTTCTAA
- a CDS encoding type 1 glutamine amidotransferase: MSQLRIAVLNAAHRDENTTRNFRRELDASLAEFDVTDGTVPDTFEYDGVVVTGSRASVYWDDDWISPVAEWVGEAIDRGVPFLGICWGHQLLADVLGGTVADMGVYEVGYSEIEHTGDSRLFDGIDETFTAFTSHSDEVVELPPGATPLASNEYSNHGFRMDRVFGVQFHPEYDSKTARELVHRKELSDERLESVLGEITEENYRLASEAKLVFDNFLAFVEETNETSIVADGATREAPTRAGSTD; encoded by the coding sequence ATGAGTCAGCTACGTATCGCCGTCCTGAACGCCGCTCATCGGGACGAAAACACGACGCGGAACTTCCGGCGCGAACTCGACGCGTCGCTGGCAGAGTTCGATGTTACCGACGGTACGGTTCCCGACACTTTCGAGTACGATGGGGTCGTCGTTACCGGCTCGCGGGCGTCGGTCTACTGGGACGACGACTGGATATCGCCGGTCGCGGAGTGGGTCGGCGAAGCGATCGATCGGGGTGTTCCCTTCCTCGGTATCTGCTGGGGCCACCAGCTACTTGCCGACGTTCTCGGCGGCACCGTCGCGGATATGGGCGTCTACGAGGTCGGGTACAGCGAGATCGAACACACCGGCGACTCCCGGCTGTTCGATGGAATCGACGAGACGTTCACCGCCTTCACCAGCCACTCCGACGAGGTCGTCGAACTCCCGCCGGGCGCCACCCCCCTCGCGAGTAACGAGTATTCGAACCACGGGTTCCGAATGGATCGCGTCTTCGGCGTTCAGTTCCATCCCGAGTACGATAGCAAGACCGCTCGCGAACTCGTCCACCGGAAAGAACTCTCCGACGAACGCCTCGAGTCGGTCCTCGGCGAGATTACCGAGGAGAACTATCGGCTGGCCAGCGAGGCGAAACTGGTCTTCGACAATTTTCTCGCGTTCGTCGAGGAGACAAACGAGACCAGCATCGTTGCCGATGGAGCAACCCGAGAGGCGCCGACTCGAGCCGGTTCCACGGACTGA
- a CDS encoding RNA-guided endonuclease TnpB family protein, with amino-acid sequence MSDPVTKTLQATLALPTAGKEQRLSRLLDTYREALHDAFDAGADTMSAVNDLVTPYDLPYQAKDALKSYVPKLRDTYDASELDDEHPLRLVNRAATFDYSDEREYGYVWQVPQPGRGTNFWIPLQINPEQESLWADLLSDDGAEPGEIRLQRHRTSWELHVTVKHEIEQAEPNDPTYIGFDVGESALITGCALKRDVPREPIIVSGNRARHLRKEMHTTLKRLQERDAAEWRIDERFGHYQNALTDIVEKVSRQAVEYARQFEKPVIVMENLTYIRESLDYGSYMNRRLHAWAFARLQGRIEDKAREAGISVEYIRPEYTSQTCHACGHIGSRNGDDFRCTNDDCHITVFHADLNAAANIAGRVDPWGESLSWEPTGNDSPRDGSARDSATVHRETSEKHSQMRLTAYTD; translated from the coding sequence GTGTCCGATCCGGTGACGAAGACGCTTCAGGCTACGCTCGCTCTACCCACGGCGGGCAAAGAGCAACGTCTGTCGCGTCTGCTGGACACATATCGTGAGGCACTGCACGACGCCTTCGACGCCGGGGCCGATACAATGTCTGCGGTCAACGACCTTGTGACGCCCTACGACCTGCCGTATCAGGCCAAAGACGCGCTCAAATCCTACGTCCCAAAACTTCGGGATACCTACGACGCCTCGGAGTTGGACGACGAGCATCCGCTTCGGCTCGTCAACCGTGCCGCGACGTTCGACTACTCCGACGAGCGCGAGTATGGCTACGTCTGGCAGGTTCCCCAACCCGGTCGCGGGACGAATTTCTGGATACCACTTCAGATCAATCCCGAACAGGAATCGCTGTGGGCCGACCTGTTGAGCGATGACGGAGCAGAACCCGGCGAAATCCGACTCCAACGACACCGAACGTCGTGGGAGTTGCACGTCACCGTCAAGCACGAGATCGAACAGGCAGAGCCGAACGACCCGACGTACATCGGCTTCGACGTTGGTGAGAGCGCGTTGATTACGGGCTGTGCCCTGAAACGCGACGTGCCACGGGAGCCGATCATCGTCAGTGGCAATCGAGCGCGGCATCTGCGGAAAGAGATGCACACCACCCTGAAACGACTCCAAGAGCGAGACGCCGCCGAGTGGCGGATTGACGAGCGGTTCGGCCACTACCAGAACGCGCTCACTGATATTGTCGAGAAGGTGTCTCGGCAGGCCGTCGAGTACGCCCGACAATTCGAGAAGCCGGTAATCGTGATGGAGAATCTGACGTACATCCGCGAGTCGCTGGACTACGGTTCGTACATGAACCGACGACTCCACGCATGGGCGTTCGCCCGATTGCAGGGCCGTATCGAGGACAAAGCGCGGGAGGCTGGAATCTCGGTCGAATACATCCGACCGGAGTACACCAGCCAGACGTGCCACGCCTGTGGCCACATCGGGAGTCGTAACGGCGACGACTTTCGGTGTACGAACGATGATTGCCACATAACAGTGTTCCACGCCGATCTGAACGCGGCGGCGAATATCGCTGGCCGTGTTGACCCGTGGGGAGAGAGCCTGTCTTGGGAACCGACAGGCAATGACTCGCCTCGGGATGGGAGCGCGCGTGACAGCGCCACAGTCCACCGTGAGACGAGCGAGAAACACTCGCAGATGAGACTCACGGCGTACACGGACTGA